One Thunnus maccoyii chromosome 14, fThuMac1.1, whole genome shotgun sequence genomic window carries:
- the agpat5 gene encoding 1-acyl-sn-glycerol-3-phosphate acyltransferase epsilon produces MLLSLVVHTYSLRYWFPATIMLGTAPAYLLSWGAWRLLSTVLPAKVYHKLDDRLYCIYQSMVLFFFENYTGVEIIIYGDIPKNKENVIYLSNHQCTADWIIADMLAIRQSALGHVRYVLKDGLKWLPLYGWYFSQHGGIYVKRSAKFNEKTMKTKLLSQTQSGAPMYLVIFPEGTRYNPELKNVIADSQAFATKEGLAILKHTLTPRMKASHIAIESMRDHLNAVYDVTVAYEGTLSTKGQRTPAPSMPEFLCKECPRVHIHFERVDIKEIPPEPVFFRRWLHERFEIKDRLLTDFYESDDADKLCSFPGEARHSPLSLSKTLPSVMILGGLTLPLLLTESGRKLYVRTWVYGTLLGWLWVNFSP; encoded by the exons ATGCTGCTCTCTCTGGTCGTGCACACTTACTCGCTGCGGTACTGGTTTCCAGCCACCATCATGCTGGGGACAGCTCCAGCTTACCTGCTGTCATGGGGGGCCTGGCGCTTACTTTCAACTGTTCTACCAGCGAAAGTGTATCACAAGCTGGACGACCGGCTGTACTGCATCTACCAGAGCATGGTCCTGTTCTTCTTCGAGAACTACACAGGAGTGGAG ATTATCATATATGGAGATATACCAAAGAACAAAGAGAATGTGATCTACCTGTCCAATCATCAATGTACAG CTGACTGGATAATTGCGGACATGCTGGCCATCAGACAGAGTGCGCTCGGTCACGTCAGATACGTCCTTAAAGATGGACTGAAGTGGCTCCCGCTATACGGATGGTATTTCTCTCAG CATGGAGGAATCTACGTGAAACGAAGTGCTAAGTTTAATGAAAAGACAATGAAGACGAAGCTCCTTTCTCAAACTCAGTCAGGAGCACCA ATGTACCTTGTCATCTTTCCAGAAGGAACTCGGTATAATCCAGAGCTCAAGAATGTTATCGCTGACAGTCAGGCTTTTGCTACTAAAGAAG GACTGGCTATTCTGAAGCACACTCTTACACCCAGAATGAAAGCCTCTCACATAGCCATCGAGTCCATGAGGGACCACCTTAACGCTGTGTATGACGTCACAGTCGCCTATGAAGGAACACTGAGTACCAAGGGTCAAAGAACACCAGCACCGTCGATGCCAG aATTCCTGTGCAAAGAATGTCCCAGAGTCCACATACACTTCGAACGTGTGGACATAAAGGAAATTCCTCCAGAGCCAGTGTTTTTCCGAAGGTGGCTGCATGAGCGGTTCGAAATCAAGGACCG GCTGCTGACGGACTTTTACGAGTCAGACGACGCAGACAAACTATGCAGTTTCCCCGGGGAGGCCAGACATTCTCCACTGAGCCTCTCAAAAACCCTCCCGTCAGTGATGATCCTGGGGGGACTGACACTGCCATTACTGCTGACTGAGAGCGGCAGGAAACTGTATGTGAGAACCTGGGTGTACGGGACACTTCTCGGATGGCTGTGGGTGAATTTTTCCCCTTAA